In the genome of Maribacter forsetii DSM 18668, the window ATAGCAATGTCAAGTTACAAATTATGATTACAAACAAAGTTGATGACAATAGAAACTATGACCTCTAAAAAAATTATATTTGCTCAAATAATTAAAAAATAAAATATGTCTTTTGCAGATTTATATACAAGTGGGGAGCATAGAAGAAATTTGGCTCACTTTGCCGCTTTAGCAACTTTAGCTTCAGTTGACGGTGAAATTAGTACAGAGGAGAAAAAAATGTTGGATCGTTTTGCAACGAAACTGGATATTACGAGATCTGAGTACGAAGAGGTGATAAAAAAAGAAAACAAGTACCCAATTGATTCTACATCTGATTCTGAAAAGAGGCTAGAGCGTTTATTCGATTTATTCAGAATTGTATATTCTGATCACGAAATTGATGATGAAGAAAGAATTTTAATAAAAAAATACGCTATAGGATTAGGTTTTACAGGAGAGAAGGCTGATAAAGTTATTGAACGTTCTGTAGCCATATTTGGTGGTAAATTCGATTTTGAAGATTATTT includes:
- a CDS encoding tellurite resistance TerB family protein, with the translated sequence MSFADLYTSGEHRRNLAHFAALATLASVDGEISTEEKKMLDRFATKLDITRSEYEEVIKKENKYPIDSTSDSEKRLERLFDLFRIVYSDHEIDDEERILIKKYAIGLGFTGEKADKVIERSVAIFGGKFDFEDYLYLLSK